The following coding sequences are from one Anolis sagrei isolate rAnoSag1 chromosome 6, rAnoSag1.mat, whole genome shotgun sequence window:
- the LOC132778930 gene encoding phthioceranic/hydroxyphthioceranic acid synthase-like, whose protein sequence is MEKQDEIAIVGIGCNFPGGEGLDNFWQVLVEGKNCVQEIPPERFDTTEWYDTDSNKQGKTTTKHAAFLDEFNTIDSRLFGINDVEAEFMDPQQKLLLECTYRALEDAGVTRENINGSATGVFVGMMNQDFRIIRGRTSCTISHYDGTGTAMSIAANRISYTFNLTGPSIAIDTACSSFHYALHLALHAIKQGDCEAALCAGVNCIIEPHVFISLSKAKMISPEGISKPFSTKADGYGRGEGCAVLLLKPLKKAQGDFSKIWGVISMSAVNQNGRSVTPITRPSQKEQENLLRRIYPVHVDPSTIQYVEAHGTGTPAGDPVEAESVGNVIGKKRPSNFPPIKIGSVKGNVGHTESVAGAAGLIKVLLMMHHGKIVPSLHFSESTSSINTEKLNLSIPTTVEKWDEPSEFGRIAGINSFGFGGTNAHVVVRQFKQTQVLPSVKRPVELFLISAASVNSLKLTMEDMARYLKTRDTTSLPNLAYTSACRRSHVTYKHRKAFMVSSLQQLEQVLGSGAELEVVPAKKPPQLVFVFSGNGLDVKGAFETLLRSEPVFREKYNEIKAIFQKYPTIDIFNWMESEQEDLSRPEFTQPLIFTLQVALVTLLQYWGIRPIAAVGHSVGEVAAAYCAGLISLEDAVKVIHHRSRLQSKVTGGKMLVVGNIPVHEVSGAIGVYSGKVCVAAFNSPQSCTLSGDADVIDRLQKHLAECFSTRSIFLHVLNVPAAYHSHMMDPILTELATSLSDLKKGDPEINLISTTTGKAASDGDFVTGNYWARQAREAVCFAEAIVTSAKDKDNIAFVEIGPQRALQRYIQQTLGTQTKVFPSLQIFKEHETLFNLVKGLFELGLNPSWDHLFEGYQGIPASYPRYQFDHKTLGSFNNQDRHTTERVGNLNHLLIHNVSHDTTEFGCSLSTALTPYLFEHKHNSVALVPGALFVELALAAVLTGSRPKMPINLYQLSIKFTSPCVLNEDPHNLKVKLDSQKEGRDFKILSSSSDAVYTSGRIKQNSEVCIEEKSIAYKDIFQRCKLCVSKTEVYKTLSKFGFHYGSIFKQLSDVFLCEELKEAITIIRVIKEIREEMHEYVIHPVLLDCFMQMTVVVSLKSSKSGMWFPSSINSLVILRPLEEEMMIYMKINKSTENYLEFCGCFTDKHGSVLVEMKRVSITLIKETPRNENNLLFENKWKEAPHSTMIQTPGEGPRFAVLSDRMGVSQQLKKYLHKSSTFLMYEEWEELLERRTPESPSLDKMKAEVQEYGDVLFMWGIQRLNEKTPDTIVASLSKCCEAFRQVVIALKEKRHPKSSITLITYRTADRNVDHLNPGFTLYGMVRSCMLEATDIAFQIIDISSTSTMDILALVDVLGGYKADIYPEIWINQGNIYTSEIRRTQVKDVSFNNLSLSIGHNSKLEPFRLYTCEPNAARGMFAETSNSTDFSLGNHSVELEIKRIHIHTEEYYPVSVCSNKFGNAMYWNSQTVDKYQLMALDYSGKVVATGTEVKKLKVGDDVVSCYPVAGSSSVIIPEAVCFKTQKMPYFEIVPCMSFFRIAWEIVHQMLPKTKQNRSLGIISPDPESVLCKVLTHSAEEAGWKTVCTALDSRLEERVAQCNALVFLAPVDRLPEEKLVNLPHLRDVVVLPDNHQSECIRSLIGSDHENFRIHLLNLATIFQKASLKHSQKAFSNWLKSTELKQFRNMPCSIFQQAGNSERSDTVTSSTFACRSVSLAVLKGNVQKSSISDIPIYESQRKIFKQNAIYIVTGGLTGLGFETVRFIAQNGGGCIVILSRRKPSPEKQNEIHNIENQNEGSRIISLQCNVIFQPEVKRAMSAISKVFPNCPIKGVFHSAMVLHDAVLEALTLDTFEKVLSPKVAGAINLHYATEGQDLDYFVCYSSISSFLGNSMQANYAAANSFLDLFCHYRRNYGLAGQSINWGALNLGVLEDQNDIQNLLESRGIATLQLNEIYEYLKTSLLLNNTQQAVAKLNFRALSSHYLSRNPAFKSRMYTITGEFIGNDAELPGKTVAHALAPGQAEDYVVSLISQLTGADTSDISMNTFLFSAGIDSMIAMSLQNHIFQELKIDVPLVKLLDPETTVLRLATLVDEKSMEAKMA, encoded by the exons atggaaaaacaAGATGAAATTGCTATTGTGGGAATTGGATGTAATTTTCCTGGAG GGGAAGGACTCGATAATTTCTGGCAAGTTCtggtagaaggcaaaaactgtgTTCAAGAAATACCTCCAGAAAGATTTGACACAACAGAGTGGTATGATACAGACAGCAACAAACAAGGAAAAACAACCACAAAACATGCAGCCTTTCTTGATGA atttAACACAATTGACAGTAGACTATTCGGAATTAATGATGTGGAAGCGGAGTTTATGGATCCACAGCAGAAGTTACTCCTAGAATGCACTTACAGAGCATTGGAAGATGCAGGAGTCACTCGAGAAAACATTAATGGTTCTGCAACTGGAGTTTTTGTTG GAATGATGAACCAAGATTTTAGGATAATAAGGGGCAGGACCAGCTGTACAATTAGCCATTATGATGGCACTGGGACAGCAATGAGTATCGCTGCAAACCGGATTTCATATACCTTTAATCTGACAGGACCTTCAATTGCCATTGACACAGCTTGTTCCTCATTTCATTATGCTTTACACCTTGCTTTGCATGCAATTAAACAAG GAGATTGTGAGGCTGCTCTTTGTGCAGGCGTTAACTGTATTATAGAGCCCCATGTATTCATATCACTTAGCAAAGCAAAGATGATTTCTCCAGAAGGAATTAGCAAACCCTTTTCTACAAAAGCTGATGGCTATGGAAGAGGAGAGGGCTGTGCTGTACTTCTGCTGAAACCTTTAAAGAAA GCGCAGGGAGACTTCAGCAAAATATGGGGAGTTATCAGCATGAGTGCTGTCAATCAAAATGGAAGGTCTGTCACTCCAATCACCAGACCATCTCAGAAGGAGCAAGAAAATTTGCTACGCAGAATTTATCCAGTGCATGTTGATCCATCTACAATACAATATGTTGAAGCACATGGCACAGGAACCCCTGCGGGAGATCCTGTTGAAGCAGAGAGTGTAGGCAATGTCATTGGTAAAAAGAGACCTTCTAACTTCCCACCTATTAAGATTGGCTCTGTTAAAGGGAACGTTGGACACACAGAGTCTGTGGCTGGGGCAGCCGGCTTAATCAAAGTACTTCTCATGATGCACCATGGCAAGATTGTTCCATCCTTGCACTTTTCGGAAAGTACCAGCAGCATAAATACAGAGAAATTAAACCTTTCCATTCCAACAACAGTAGAGAAATGGGACGAGCCAAGTGAATTTGGAAGAATAGCTGGAATCAACTCTTTTGGATTTGGAGGAACCAATGCCCATGTGGTTGTCAGGCAGTTTAAGCAAACCCAAGTTCTTCCTTCAGTCAAAAGGCCTGTAGAATTATTTCTTATCTCTGCAGCTTCTGTTAATTCCCTCAAATTGACAATGGAAGACATGGCTAGATACCTTAAAACAAGAGACACCACATCACTGCCAAATCTGGCCTATACTTCAGCATGTAGAAGAAGTCATGTAACCTACAAACACAGAAAAGCATTTATGGTATCATCTCTCCAGCAGTTAGAACAAGTACTTGGTTCTGGGGCCGAATTGGAAGTAGTTCCTGCAAAGAAGCCTCCACAGCTGGTTTTTGTATTCTCTGGAAACGGCCTGGATGTGAAAGGGGCATTTGAGACTTTATTGAGATCTGAGCCAGTGTTcagagaaaaatataatgaaattaaAGCAATATTTCAGAAATATCCCACTATAGATATTTTCAATTGGATGGAAAGTGAACAGGAGGATTTGTCAAGGCCTGAGTTTACCCAGCCCTTAATCTTCACGTTGCAGGTAGCTTTGGTTACCCTTCTGCAATATTGGGGCATCAGGCCAATTGCAGCTGTTGGGCATTCGGTTGGCGAAGTGGCTGCTGCCTATTGTGCCGGTTTGATTTCCCTGGAAGATGCTGTCAAAGTTATCCATCACAGGAGCAGGCTACAGTCTAAAGTTACTGGTGGAAAAATGCTAGTTGTTGGGAATATCCCTGTTCATGAAGTGTCAGGAGCCATTGGTGTATATTCTGGCAAAGTCTGCGTAGCGGCATTTAATAGTCCTCAATCTTGCACCTTGTCAGGGGATGCTGATGTCATTGATAGGCTTCAGAAGCATCTAGCTGAGTGTTTTAGCACAAGAAGCATATTTCTTCATGTCTTAAATGTTCCAGCTGCATACCACAGCCACATGATGGATCCAATATTGACAGAGCTGGCAACAAGCCTGTCAGATTTGAAGAAAGGGGATCCAGAAATTAACTTGATTTCAACCACAACAGGGAAGGCTGCttcagatggtgattttgtcactGGCAACTACTGGGCCAGACAGGCTCGAGAAGCTGTTTGTTTTGCAGAGGCTATAGTGACGTCAGCAAAGGACAAGGACAATATTGCATTTGTAGAAATAGGACCACAAAGAGCCTTGCAAAGGTACATACAACAAACCCTAGGAACTCAGACCAAAGTATTTCCTTCTTTGCAAATTTTCAAAGAGCATGAAACACTTTTCAATTTAGTAAAAGGCCTCTTTGAACTGGGATTGAATCCATCCTGGGACCATCTCTTTGAGGGATATCAAGGTATACCAGCATCCTATCCCAGGTATCAGTTTGATCATAAGACGCTTGGGTCATTTAATAACCAGGACAGACATACAACTGAAAGAGTTGGAAACTTAAATCATCTGTTAATCCACAACGTTAGCCATGATACCACTGAATTCGGGTGCTCTTTATCCACAGCACTAACTCCTTACCTGTTTGAGCACAAACACAACAGTGTTGCTTTAGTCCCTGGGGCTCTTTTTGTGGAGCTTGCTCTGGCTGCTGTGTTGACTGGCTCCAGACCAAAAATGCCCATAAATTTATATCAGCTAAGCATTAAGTTCACCTCACCCTGTGTTTTAAATGAGGATCCCCATAATTTAAAGGTAAAATTGGACTcgcaaaaagaaggaagagatttCAAAATACTGTCTTCTTCATCAGATGCCGTTTACACATCGGGACGAATCAAACAGAACTCAGAAGTTTGTATTGAAGAAAAGAGCATTGCATATAAAGATATTTTTCAGCGGTGCAAACTGTGTGTCAGTAAGACCGAAGTGTATAAAACTCTGTCAAAGTTTGGGTTTCATTATGGTTCGATATTCAAGCAGCTCAGTGATGTGTTCCTTTGTGAAGAACTGAAGGAAGCGATAACCATTATCAGAGTGATCAAAGAGATTAGGGAGGAAATGCATGAATATGTTATCCATCCAGTGCTCTTAGACTGTTTTATGCAAATGACAGTAGTTGTAAGTCTAAAATCTTCCAAAAGTGGCATGTGGTTTCCATCAAGCATAAATAGTTTGGTAATTCTTCGGCCTTTAGAGGAGGAAATGATGATATATATGAAAATCAACAAATCTACTGAGAACTACCTCGAGTTTTGTGGCTGCTTCACAGATAAACATGGCTCTGTTTTGGTTGAGATGAAACGAGTTAGTATAACTCTCATCAAGGAAACACccaggaatgaaaataatttgctttTTGAAAACAAATGGAAAGAAGCTCCACATTCTACAATGATCCAAACCCCAGGAGAAGGACCCAGATTTGCAGTCTTATCTGACAGGATGGGAGTGTCTCAACAGCTGAAAAAATATTTGCACAAAAGTTCTACCTTTCTGATGTATGAAGAGTGGGAGGAATTATTAGAGCGCAGGACCCCTGAATCCCCTTCTCTGGACAAAATGAAAGCAGAAGTACAAGAGTACGGGGACGTTTTGTTTATGTGGGGAATCCAAAGACTGAATGAAAAAACACCAGACACCATTGTTGCAAGTTTATCAAAGTGTTGTGAAGCTTTCCGTCAAGTTGTTATTGCATTGAAAGAAAAGAGGCACCCTAAATCGTCCATCACGCTCATCACTTACAGGACTGCAGACAGGAATGTCGACCACTTGAACCCTGGCTTCACTTTGTATGGCATGGTACGAAGTTGCATGCTTGAAGCTACCGACATTGCTTTccagattattgatatcagctcaACAAGCACCATGGACATCCTGGCCTTAGTGGATGTTTTAGGAGGATACAAAGCAGATATCTATCCTGAAATCTGGATTAACCAGGGGAATATCTACACTTCTGAAATCAGGCGCACTCAGGTTAAAGATGTGAGTTTCAATAATCTTTCCCTGTCTATCGGCCATAACTCTAAGCTGGAGCCATTTCGTCTTTATACATGTGAGCCTAATGCAGCAAGAGGCATGTTTGCTGAGACATCTAATTCCACTGATTTTTCTCTTGGTAATCACAGTGTAGAACTGGAAATTAAAAGAATACATATCCACACGGAAGAGTATTATCCTGTCAGTGTTTGTAGCAATAAATTTGGAAATGCTATGTATTGGAATTCACAAACCGTTGATAAGTACCAACTCATGGCTTTGGACTACAGTGGAAAGGTAGTTGCAACAGGCACTGAAGTGAAGAAGCTCAAAGTGGGGGATGATGTTGTTTCATGCTATCCGGTGGCTGGATCCTCAAGTGTCATTATTCCAGAAGCAGTATGTTTTAAAACTCAAAAAATGCCATATTTTGAAATAGTTCCCTGTATGTCTTTTTTCAGGATAGCATGGGAAATTGTGCATCAGATGCTTCCAAAAACCAAGCAGAACAGATCCTTGGGCATTATTTCTCCTGATCCAGAGTCAGTGCTGTGCAAAGTACTTACTCACTCAGCCGAGGAAGCCGGCTGGAAAACAGTGTGCACAGCACTTGACAGCAGGCTGGAGGAACGTGTAGCTCAGTGCAATGCACTTGTTTTTCTGGCTCCTGTGGATAGATTACCCGAAGAAAAGTTAGTTAATCTCCCACATCTCCGGGATGTTGTAGTCCTACCGGATAACCACCAGTCTGAATGCATAAGATCTCTGATTGGAAGTGATCATGAAAACTTCAGAATTCATCTTCTCAACCTTGCCACCATTTTCCAGAAGGCTTCTTTGAAACATTCTCAGAAGGCTTTCTCCAACTGGCTGAAATCAACCGAACTGAAGCAGTTTAGGAACATGCCCTGCTCCATTTTCCAACAGGCAGGGAACAGTGAGAGGTCAGACACCGTGACCTCATCCACCTTTGCCTGCCGGTCCGTCTCGCTTGCTGTGCTGAAAGGCAATGTTCAGAAAAGCAGTATTTCTGACATACCAATTTATGAGTCCCAAAGGAAAATATTTAAGCAGAATGCTATTTACATTGTCACAGGAGGGCTCACTGGGCTTGGCTTTGAAACTGTGAGATTTATTGCTCAAAACGGAGGAGGGTGCATTGTCATTCTTTCCCGGAGAAAGCCCAGTCCTGAGAAGCAAAACGAAATACATAATATAGAGAACCAGAATGAAGGGAGCCGGATAATCAGTCTGCAGTGCAATGTAATCTTTCAACCGGAAGTTAAGCGTGCTATGAGTGCAATCAGCAAAGTTTTTCCAAACTGTCCAATCAAAGGTGTATTTCATAGTGCTATGGTTTTACATGATGCAGTCCTTGAAGCTTTGACTCTCGATACATTTGAGAAAGTTTTAAGTCCAAAGGTTGCTGGAGCTATCAATCTTCACTATGCCACTGAAGGGCAGGATCTCGACTACTTTGTGTGCTATTCAtccatttcttcctttttggggAATTCAATGCAAGCAAACTATGCTGCTGCCAATTCCTTCCTGGATCTTTTTTGTCATTACAGGAGGAACTATGGATTGGCAGGACAATCCATCAACTGGGGTGCCTTGAATCTTGGAGTCTTGGAAGATCAAAATGACATTCAAAATCTTTTGGAATCAAGAGGTATCGCAACCCTACAACTGAATGAAATTTATGAGTATCTGAAAACAAGCTTACTTCTGAATAATACTCAGCAAGCCGTTGCAAAGCTGAACTTCAGGGCTTTGAGCAGTCATTACCTTTCTCGAAATCCAGCATTTAAAAGCCGTATGTATACAATCACAGGAGAATTTATTGGAAATGATGCTGAGCTGCCAGGAAAAACTGTTGCCCATGCTTTGGCTCCCGGGCAAGCTGAAGACTATGTCGTGTCATTGATAAGCCAACTCACTGGCGCAGACACAAGTGATATCTCGATGAATACATTCCTTTTTTCTGCTGGAATAGATTCTATGATAGCTATGTCTTTACAAAATCACATTTTTCAAGAACTAAAGATTGATGTGCCCCTTGTGAAATTACTTGACCCAGAGACTACAGTACTTAGGTTAGCAACACTTGTGGATGAGAAATCTATGGAGGCCAAAATGGCATAA